The Rosa rugosa chromosome 1, drRosRugo1.1, whole genome shotgun sequence genomic sequence ttatatggtcaaaattcgatgcttacggacgctcttagtccgaagtcttacgaacgctcttagttcgttaattgcgtgaatccccacgattccgcttttcaatgatcgaacccacgttataagaaaggtgggatgtagaagaagggaggtttttaagtccccgagaaaagaaggaGGAATTTAAATTCGGAAAACGGGAACTTNNNNNNNNNNNNNNNNNNNNNNNNNNNNNNNNNNNNNNNNNNNNNNNNNNNNNNNNNNNNNNNNNNNNNNNNNNNNNNNNNNNNNNNNNNNNNNNNNNNNNNNNNNNNNNNNNNNNNNNNNNNNNNNNNNNNNNNNNNNNNNNNNNNNNNNNNNNNNNNNNNNNNNNNNNNNNNNNNNNNNNNNNNNNNNNNNNNNNNNNattttttttttttttttttagcaattaaatagaggattaggcgatattagttcctctgcgaCAGCCGATATGGGGTGACTGGCACCCACCCACAATCTCGAAAGAAAGGGGGCCATCgcaaccgggaacccaccgcccatccctctattctattttattaaaaaaggaaaagaaaacacaagaagagagagagggacaagaaccaaaacctctctgaaaacaaaatgaaataaagtactcaaagtgagcacTGAGCTAAAATAGTTACGAACTAATGAATAGAGCAATCATGCAGCAGAAACCACCGTTGCATGAAATCAATCAAGCACTTCAGAATTAGCTAATACGGAAATTCGGTAACCCttgcagattgtgaacaaaggcagctgatgcacaaggagggcaagagtcccaccaataatgcccctcatgatccaccccatagttagctaagcaatcagccacttgattcccttctcgataaatatgtgaaaaCTGAATCTGCATAGAGGAGAGAATGGTACAACAATTGACCCAATCAACACTTAGACGCCAAGGGGCTGAGTAATTTTTATTGGCAAGAAAGTGAATTGCTACCGCTGAATCACACTCAATCCAGAGAGAAGTCCATCATTTTCCTGATGCTATTGAAACTGCATGAATAATGGCTTGAAGCTCTGCTTCTAGGGCAGTAGCAATACCCAAGGAACCAGCAAAACAACCCatacaattacccaagtgatcACGAAAAATACCTCCATAGCCCGCGAGTCCAGGCGTCCCACGAGCAGCACCATCTGTATTAACCTTTAATTGAAAAGCACAAGGAGCATGCCAATTTACCTCACGAATTTGATGTGATCTTGAGGCTCTACCGCTGATTCTAAGAGCACTGAAAATACAAAGCTCATCTACTGAGTTACGCATAATTCCTAAACCCCAAGAATCAACCTCTCGAATTTGCTGCTTGATAGAGCGAATCAAATAATCAGTAGTTAAGCGACGCCCATCAAAACGGATAGAATTTCTAGCCTCCCAAAGAGAGTAGAAGCCAGCTCCCATCATTCCCCACCATAGCAATTGCAATTGAGTACCAAAACCATGTTGCAGTGGGTAAGAGAAGAAATCATATATATCCAGGAAATGAATACTGACTTTAAACCAAGATAAAACTGCAGACCATACCTTCATAGAGAAAGAGCACTCAAAAAAATGGTGGTGGGCAGTCTCAGCAGATGCATGACAGAGAGAGCacatagaagcaaaagaaaagcctCGCTGAAGTAAGAGATCATCTGTTAAAAGCTTACCATGAAGAAATTTCCATAAAGTAACAGAGTTTCGAGGACGAAAGCATTGACGCCAAACCCATCTATCCCAAAGAACAATTGCCTGTTTACTCCTCTTGAACTCATAGGCTATAGATAAAGATAAACCCCCATCAGAAGAATCCAACCACACCAGCTTATCCTCCATGTCTGAATAAGGAAGTCTAACAGCTGAAATTTCTGACAAAGTGCAGAAAGATCAGCAATCAAATTTGTAGAGCAATACCAAGAGCCATCTCTGATGAAATCAGAAACTTTGGCACATAATAATTTGCCAAGCGGATGCACAATACCCAATCTATCAACAACTGAACCATTAAGCCAATTACCATGCCAAAAATCAATTGATCGACCATTGCCCACTAACCATTTAGAGTTGTAGAAAATATCCATAAACAAGGGTCGCATGCCAGGCCAAATAGATGATTTTTTATAGTAAGAACATGGCTGACCTGAACGTTGAAGAAACCGAGCAGAAAAAAAAGCAGCCGCTGGTGTAGGAGGAAagcccaaaatttttttttttttttttttttttttttttgggaaattactggtcccccctttaacttttggtgcgtcgacagttcagtccctgttatttcaattttaacagataactccccaaacattcaaatttcacacaatttgatcc encodes the following:
- the LOC133740388 gene encoding uncharacterized protein LOC133740388, yielding MVDQLIFGMVIGLMVQLLIDWVLCIRLANYYVPKFLISSEMALEISAVRLPYSDMEDKLVWLDSSDGGLSLSIAYEFKRSKQAIVLWDRWVWRQCFRPRNSVTLWKFLHVLSWFKVSIHFLDIYDFFSYPLQHGFGTQLQLLWWGMMGAGFYSLWEARNSIRFDGRRLTTDYLIRSIKQQIREVDSWGLGIMRNSVDELCIFSALRISGRASRSHQIREVNWHAPCAFQLKVNTDGAARGTPGLAGYGGIFRDHLGNCMGCFAGSLGIATALEAELQAIIHAVSIASGK